Proteins from one Spartinivicinus poritis genomic window:
- the pilV gene encoding type IV pilus modification protein PilV produces the protein MKSLYHQKRYQQGATFIEILISIFVLAIGLLGQVMLQSKAMNSTFDSSQRSQAMWLAQEVVERIRVNSIGLEKGYYIEAINQYNNGCKKQTKPSKMCSDYSDNSGKSSGSSCSSEELAYFDAWELMCGYDNNTRSNLSDTLANLTAEITCDNGTKTANCPSGLYNVEVSWNTLFNKKISSKNKNYKNLTGKVMIVVNL, from the coding sequence ATGAAAAGCTTATACCATCAAAAACGATATCAACAAGGTGCTACATTTATAGAAATATTAATATCTATTTTTGTACTGGCTATAGGCTTGCTAGGACAGGTGATGCTACAGTCTAAGGCAATGAATAGCACATTTGATTCATCTCAACGATCACAAGCAATGTGGCTAGCTCAAGAAGTAGTTGAGCGGATTAGAGTCAACTCTATAGGGCTTGAGAAAGGATATTATATTGAAGCAATTAACCAATACAATAATGGCTGTAAAAAACAAACTAAGCCCAGCAAAATGTGTAGTGATTACAGTGATAATTCAGGAAAAAGTTCAGGTTCAAGTTGTAGTTCAGAAGAGCTAGCTTATTTTGATGCCTGGGAATTAATGTGTGGTTATGATAATAACACTAGGTCCAATTTAAGTGATACACTGGCAAATTTAACAGCAGAAATTACCTGCGACAATGGAACAAAAACAGCAAATTGTCCAAGTGGACTCTACAATGTAGAAGTTAGCTGGAATACCCTATTTAATAAAAAAATATCTTCTAAAAATAAGAACTATAAAAACCTAACTGGAAAAGTAATGATAGTGGTTAACTTATGA
- a CDS encoding PilW family protein, with amino-acid sequence MNNKISVLYKPLKNKQQGLSLIELMIAVLLGLILMAAVLQIFQSISLTFKHNDQLARIQENGRFSLALLSRDIHMAGYRNPDKGELLNYFYAKETNGCKATDKFCTNDGGPNQNDRIAVQLEAINETDCTGYKVASDKVVVNVYYLEALDNISTLHCRGFDPDTKTWLSDPAPLIAGIDAFQILYGIAGDDGYVAQYINANRVNDWLKVRAVKIGMLVNSGEDNGFAGVKERSYSILDSGKLVFKDNKARYIYSTTFTINNASLDMIGSI; translated from the coding sequence ATGAATAACAAAATAAGCGTTTTATATAAGCCATTAAAAAATAAGCAGCAAGGACTCTCACTTATTGAACTAATGATTGCAGTATTGCTTGGTTTAATCTTAATGGCTGCAGTTTTACAAATTTTTCAGTCAATTAGTTTAACTTTTAAACATAATGATCAGCTGGCGCGCATTCAAGAAAATGGCCGATTTTCATTAGCACTGCTGTCCCGAGATATTCATATGGCTGGTTACCGTAATCCAGATAAAGGTGAGCTGTTAAATTATTTCTATGCAAAAGAAACGAATGGATGTAAAGCAACAGACAAATTTTGTACAAATGATGGTGGGCCTAATCAAAATGATCGCATAGCTGTTCAGTTGGAAGCAATAAATGAAACTGATTGTACAGGGTATAAGGTAGCCAGTGATAAAGTTGTAGTAAATGTATATTACTTGGAAGCACTAGATAATATTTCAACACTGCATTGCCGAGGTTTTGATCCAGATACTAAGACATGGTTGTCTGATCCTGCTCCACTTATTGCTGGAATAGATGCATTTCAAATACTTTATGGAATTGCAGGAGATGATGGCTATGTCGCTCAATATATTAATGCTAATAGAGTGAACGACTGGTTGAAGGTTAGAGCGGTAAAAATTGGTATGTTAGTGAACTCTGGCGAAGACAATGGCTTTGCAGGAGTAAAAGAACGAAGTTACTCTATATTAGATAGTGGAAAACTCGTATTTAAAGATAATAAAGCACGGTATATATACAGCACAACTTTTACTATTAATAACGCCAGTTTGGATATGATTGGAAGTATTTAA
- a CDS encoding pilus assembly PilX family protein, producing the protein MKNSIKSQQGATLVISLIMLLLFMVISISAVKSANVEERMASNSQYDIAIYHAAYSVLQQHVTNLKKNNKPFVEALSASNQKQKLVDKLTIEKVERDSELEYLSMGAPPPQFSLSKDYAGYRYKLQTKAKIKNIGALSTQTVGLMLAAPKS; encoded by the coding sequence ATGAAAAACTCTATTAAATCACAACAAGGAGCTACCTTAGTTATATCACTTATTATGTTGTTATTATTTATGGTGATTAGTATCAGTGCTGTAAAATCAGCAAATGTTGAAGAGCGTATGGCTAGCAACTCTCAGTATGATATAGCCATATACCATGCTGCTTATAGTGTACTCCAGCAGCATGTAACAAACTTAAAGAAAAATAATAAGCCTTTTGTTGAGGCATTATCAGCTAGTAATCAAAAGCAAAAGCTCGTAGATAAACTAACTATAGAAAAGGTGGAGCGTGATAGTGAGTTAGAATATTTATCAATGGGGGCGCCACCACCTCAATTTAGTTTAAGTAAAGACTATGCGGGTTATCGCTATAAGCTACAAACTAAAGCTAAGATAAAAAATATAGGTGCACTATCTACTCAAACAGTAGGGTTAATGCTAGCAGCACCTAAATCATAG